From the Trichocoleus desertorum ATA4-8-CV12 genome, one window contains:
- a CDS encoding HAMP domain-containing histidine kinase, with product MSNQASDQLKQNAPRIMQIWEKRARDEVNATMHQNSLVLQDSLPLYLDQLSDELSTTIHRTPSRIASDEVESTRIGKLHGHERAGYADYSMSQLIFEYHILRQVIFQVLEEEAPLDVRERDIIIGSIEQAVNDAATQFSQTLRDIQELFMVTLTHDLKNPINVVKMGTQLILRRLERGDAHIDVAARMITAIDRLDAMIQNLLDASRLRAGQSLKFISEECDLEILVQDVVEDLNFTYGGRFVVVSDSGVRTQCSPKEIRRVIENLVINAVKYGAPSTPITLTLHQSETLITLTVHNEGNPIAPDAQSILFQQFRRTISAEDQTGWGLGLFLAKSIVEAHQGTIVVESTEGQGTSFIVKLPKI from the coding sequence ATGTCTAACCAAGCTTCTGACCAGCTTAAGCAAAATGCTCCAAGAATCATGCAGATATGGGAGAAGCGGGCGCGTGATGAAGTCAATGCCACCATGCATCAGAACTCTTTGGTCTTACAAGATTCGTTACCCCTGTACTTAGACCAACTGAGTGATGAACTTTCAACCACAATCCATAGAACCCCTAGCCGCATTGCATCCGACGAAGTAGAAAGCACTCGGATCGGCAAGCTGCATGGACATGAACGGGCAGGCTACGCAGACTACTCCATGAGTCAGCTAATTTTTGAGTATCACATCCTCCGTCAAGTCATCTTTCAAGTTTTAGAGGAAGAAGCGCCTTTAGATGTGCGGGAACGAGACATCATTATTGGCTCTATTGAGCAAGCAGTTAATGACGCTGCGACTCAGTTTTCCCAGACGCTACGAGATATTCAAGAGCTGTTTATGGTGACGCTAACCCACGACCTCAAAAATCCTATTAATGTCGTAAAAATGGGCACCCAACTAATTCTTCGCCGCCTTGAACGGGGAGACGCTCACATTGATGTGGCAGCGAGGATGATTACTGCGATCGATCGCCTTGATGCCATGATTCAAAATCTGCTTGATGCCAGTCGGTTGCGGGCAGGGCAGAGCTTGAAGTTTATATCTGAGGAATGCGATTTAGAGATTCTAGTCCAGGACGTAGTGGAGGATTTGAACTTCACCTACGGCGGTCGGTTTGTTGTAGTCTCGGACTCTGGTGTCAGAACCCAATGTAGCCCGAAAGAAATACGGCGAGTGATCGAAAACTTAGTAATTAACGCAGTGAAGTATGGGGCTCCTAGCACACCGATTACACTCACGCTCCACCAAAGTGAAACGCTGATCACCCTCACCGTGCACAATGAGGGCAATCCGATCGCCCCAGATGCTCAATCCATCCTCTTTCAACAATTTCGTCGTACCATCTCCGCAGAAGATCAAACAGGATGGGGGCTAGGATTATTTCTGGCCAAGAGTATTGTTGAAGCCCATCAAGGGACGATTGTGGTCGAAAGTACTGAGGGCCAGGGAACCAGCTTTATCGTCAAGCTACCAAAAATTTAG
- the fmt gene encoding methionyl-tRNA formyltransferase yields the protein MRVVFFGTPQFAVPSLEKLLNHPEFEVVAVVSQPDKRRGRGNQLTASPVKTVALAHQLPVWQPQRIKKDPETLAQLAALQADAFVVVAYGQILSQQILDMPKLGCINGHGSILPQYRGAAPIQWCLYHGETETGITTMLMDAGMDTGPMLLKATTAIGLLNTVQDLATRLAELSADLLVDTLLKLERREVQPMAQDAAAATYAPLIQKQDYCLDWSRSAIALHNQIRGFFPNCVAMFRDTALKIESTLPLGPAYWDLLPTEFRTLEADWSELVASQLSPGSVIHIAKGLGPVMQTGDGLLLLRDVKLAGKRSQSGWDFANGTRLEVGEVLGNGQEF from the coding sequence ATGAGAGTTGTTTTCTTCGGTACGCCCCAATTTGCGGTTCCCAGTTTGGAGAAGCTGCTCAATCATCCTGAGTTTGAAGTAGTAGCAGTGGTTAGCCAGCCCGATAAACGTCGTGGGCGGGGTAATCAGCTGACTGCTTCACCCGTTAAAACAGTGGCTTTGGCGCACCAGCTCCCCGTTTGGCAACCCCAGCGGATCAAGAAAGATCCTGAAACGTTGGCGCAACTAGCAGCTCTGCAAGCCGATGCTTTTGTAGTAGTAGCTTATGGGCAAATTCTCTCTCAGCAGATTTTGGACATGCCTAAGCTGGGATGTATTAATGGGCATGGTTCCATCTTGCCGCAATATCGAGGTGCTGCCCCGATTCAGTGGTGCCTCTACCACGGTGAAACCGAGACAGGTATTACCACCATGCTGATGGATGCGGGCATGGATACAGGGCCGATGCTACTGAAGGCTACTACTGCAATTGGGTTGCTAAATACAGTCCAAGACCTAGCGACTCGGTTAGCGGAGCTGAGCGCAGATTTGTTAGTAGATACGCTGTTGAAGTTGGAGCGGCGAGAAGTGCAACCAATGGCTCAAGATGCAGCAGCTGCAACTTACGCTCCTCTGATTCAAAAGCAAGACTATTGTTTAGATTGGTCGCGATCGGCGATCGCCTTGCATAATCAAATTCGCGGTTTCTTTCCTAACTGTGTCGCCATGTTTCGGGACACAGCTCTCAAAATTGAGTCAACCCTGCCATTAGGGCCTGCTTATTGGGACTTGCTGCCCACTGAATTCCGAACCTTGGAAGCAGACTGGTCAGAGCTAGTTGCTAGTCAACTTTCCCCTGGCTCCGTGATTCACATTGCTAAAGGATTGGGGCCAGTTATGCAAACGGGTGATGGCTTATTACTGCTGCGAGATGTGAAGCTGGCAGGAAAGCGATCGCAATCAGGCTGGGATTTTGCCAACGGCACTCGCTTAGAGGTGGGGGAAGTGTTAGGCAACGGCCAAGAGTTTTGA
- a CDS encoding OmpA family protein, whose protein sequence is MTPVSKASSPTIRPPKQNWPLLVFMFRLLLLLVGGGFAWLGGVVVAAFYPAPNPELPLFEKALRQSSAWVIQIKRLPQSWTQPRVSPQADTPTVAPSPTVAVSPLPPLTTAQQQQIEAEVTQLQTTVQSVSDRLTALETQLGTNRAVEPLENRLAILTQQLATASGTAPPSPAPTPAATTAIAPVTNAISSSGAYPAGRLTVTLPTDLLFRAGQVGFSPETRNLLDSIVGDLRNYSGASVQVAAHTDDAGQPEAVPELAFQRAQMVQQYLASTLGNAYHWVVIDYGSAYPLAENNSVANQQRNRRIEIVIDPR, encoded by the coding sequence GTGACTCCAGTTTCCAAAGCAAGCTCTCCTACAATTAGGCCACCCAAGCAAAATTGGCCGCTCTTAGTGTTTATGTTTCGGCTCCTGCTGTTACTAGTGGGAGGGGGATTTGCTTGGCTGGGAGGAGTTGTAGTGGCGGCCTTTTATCCTGCCCCTAATCCAGAACTGCCTCTGTTCGAAAAAGCCTTGCGTCAATCTAGCGCCTGGGTAATTCAGATCAAGCGGCTACCCCAATCTTGGACCCAACCCAGAGTTTCCCCTCAAGCCGATACTCCAACGGTTGCCCCTAGCCCTACCGTTGCTGTCAGTCCGCTCCCACCCCTCACCACGGCTCAACAACAGCAGATTGAGGCAGAGGTAACTCAATTGCAAACTACTGTTCAAAGTGTGAGCGATCGCCTGACTGCTTTAGAAACCCAGCTAGGCACTAATCGAGCTGTAGAACCTTTAGAAAACCGTTTGGCTATTTTGACCCAACAGTTAGCCACAGCCTCTGGCACAGCGCCACCGAGTCCTGCTCCTACCCCAGCTGCAACTACGGCGATCGCTCCAGTAACTAATGCAATTAGCAGCTCTGGAGCCTATCCCGCAGGTCGTTTGACAGTCACTTTACCCACTGATTTGCTATTTAGAGCAGGTCAAGTAGGCTTCAGCCCAGAGACACGCAACTTGCTCGACAGCATTGTTGGAGATCTGCGTAATTATTCCGGTGCCTCGGTGCAAGTAGCAGCTCATACCGATGATGCAGGTCAGCCAGAAGCAGTTCCAGAGTTGGCTTTTCAGCGGGCACAAATGGTGCAGCAATACCTCGCCAGTACTCTAGGCAACGCTTATCACTGGGTCGTGATTGATTATGGGTCAGCCTATCCTCTCGCAGAAAACAATAGTGTGGCCAATCAACAACGGAATCGGCGGATTGAAATCGTGATTGATCCCCGATAA
- a CDS encoding DUF4335 domain-containing protein, which yields MTIQRQYSLPNCTLVLEGLSDPTASTNPTELRPLMSILINAECRILGREQPISGGRDFFVALVVAVSRYAQEFLSGIHLPVSSPAIQLQELDRNQHRLIVQPSEETARETAFATQIDLNTVQLFDLVDAVDQFFADAQTLPDLTLQLAPVSKRYTAARQMTAERVVPAAIGVSGLALAAVALFFIPIPQVQKPEDPTAQPNTSQSQTPSPTGTASPSPQTAAAVQTSPTESPTSSPTASPTSSPATTTQPNLENVQAALAAAPEITDPTQLDSLSKKVYDQIDQSWKQEPEFDQELVYRVSVAQDGAILGYREAENTPTGAAQQTPLLDLLYIPANGGSLSQEPIGQFRVVFRPNGVLQVSPWGGYTAAPSPTSEITDSSAIEDLTGRLYDQIDRNWKEKPDFERELVYRVNVAPDGSIANYEPMNQPGSDYVEDTPLPTLLKSDAAPAQNNSANQASLAPFRVVFKPNGVLQVSPWRGYQ from the coding sequence ATGACGATTCAACGTCAGTACAGCTTGCCCAACTGCACGCTAGTTTTAGAAGGATTAAGCGATCCGACCGCCTCCACTAATCCCACCGAGTTGCGGCCTTTGATGTCGATTTTGATTAATGCCGAGTGCCGAATTTTGGGGCGAGAGCAACCCATCTCTGGCGGACGTGACTTTTTTGTGGCTTTAGTGGTGGCAGTGAGCCGCTACGCACAAGAATTTCTTAGCGGCATCCACCTGCCTGTATCCTCCCCAGCCATTCAACTACAGGAGTTAGACCGCAATCAGCACCGTTTAATTGTGCAACCTTCCGAAGAAACGGCTAGAGAGACAGCCTTTGCCACCCAGATCGATCTCAATACGGTGCAGCTATTTGATCTAGTGGATGCAGTGGATCAATTTTTTGCTGACGCCCAAACCTTGCCCGACTTGACCCTACAGCTAGCACCCGTTTCAAAGCGCTATACAGCCGCTCGTCAAATGACAGCTGAGCGAGTAGTGCCTGCTGCTATCGGTGTATCTGGCTTGGCTCTAGCTGCTGTGGCTCTTTTCTTTATTCCTATTCCTCAAGTTCAGAAGCCTGAAGATCCGACAGCTCAGCCGAATACTAGTCAGTCGCAGACCCCCTCACCGACCGGAACGGCTAGCCCCTCTCCTCAGACAGCCGCAGCGGTACAAACCAGCCCCACTGAATCTCCAACTTCTTCGCCAACAGCCTCCCCAACGTCTAGTCCTGCGACTACGACTCAGCCCAACCTAGAGAACGTGCAAGCGGCTCTGGCTGCTGCGCCGGAGATTACCGATCCGACACAGCTTGATAGTTTGAGTAAAAAGGTATACGACCAGATCGACCAATCTTGGAAGCAAGAACCAGAGTTCGATCAGGAGCTAGTGTATCGAGTCAGTGTTGCCCAAGATGGGGCTATTCTTGGTTACAGAGAAGCTGAGAATACGCCTACCGGAGCGGCTCAGCAAACTCCTTTGCTTGACCTTCTCTACATTCCTGCCAATGGCGGTAGTTTGTCTCAGGAGCCGATTGGTCAGTTCCGAGTTGTCTTCCGACCCAATGGGGTATTGCAAGTGAGTCCGTGGGGAGGTTACACAGCAGCGCCTAGCCCTACCTCAGAAATCACTGACTCATCAGCCATTGAAGATCTGACTGGTAGGCTCTACGACCAAATTGACAGAAATTGGAAAGAGAAGCCTGATTTTGAGCGGGAGTTGGTTTACCGGGTGAATGTAGCACCGGATGGCTCGATCGCGAATTATGAGCCGATGAATCAGCCTGGGTCTGACTATGTGGAAGATACGCCCTTGCCTACCTTACTCAAATCTGATGCTGCCCCTGCCCAGAATAACTCAGCTAATCAAGCTTCATTAGCGCCTTTTAGGGTGGTGTTTAAGCCCAATGGGGTGCTGCAAGTGAGCCCCTGGCGCGGTTACCAGTAA
- a CDS encoding DUF3038 domain-containing protein, whose product MPSTSLSAPSAPLFLENLPDPNLPAGVCPRRARLEIDLMLLAIEALDLGGSEAILSVAKELELQGIIKNRVALWRIRSTNPLRRYSQRQPLSLVEAKALVAIACHLARRLTVVIRQLLLAHRQLTEKQLSVEHHFRLYDYLERFRAHFRARMNPRRAGVLAYGSDEKLNELALSLLGKLLFCTGTFGMQRFWISLFDGEVE is encoded by the coding sequence ATGCCGTCAACGAGTCTATCCGCCCCGTCAGCTCCTTTATTCTTGGAGAATCTACCCGATCCAAACCTACCCGCTGGCGTTTGTCCCCGTCGAGCTCGCTTAGAAATTGACCTAATGCTTTTGGCAATTGAAGCGCTGGACTTAGGGGGCTCTGAAGCGATTTTGTCAGTGGCAAAGGAGTTGGAACTCCAGGGGATTATTAAGAATCGAGTGGCTTTGTGGCGCATACGCAGCACTAACCCCCTTCGTCGTTATAGCCAGCGCCAGCCTCTGAGCTTAGTAGAAGCCAAAGCCCTCGTCGCGATCGCCTGTCACTTAGCTCGTCGTCTAACTGTAGTGATTCGCCAGCTATTGCTAGCCCATCGGCAACTCACAGAGAAGCAACTTTCGGTAGAGCATCACTTCCGCCTGTATGACTACCTAGAACGCTTCCGCGCTCACTTCCGCGCCCGAATGAACCCACGACGGGCTGGAGTTTTGGCCTACGGCTCCGACGAGAAATTGAACGAATTAGCGCTGAGCTTGCTGGGCAAATTACTATTTTGTACGGGCACCTTTGGCATGCAACGGTTTTGGATCAGTTTGTTTGATGGAGAGGTAGAATGA
- a CDS encoding adenine phosphoribosyltransferase: MDLKSLIREIPDFPKPGILFRDITTLLRDPEGLRYTIDTLADKCSDLRADYVVGMESRGFIFGAPLAYKLGAGFIPVRKPGKLPGPVHSIEYELEYGMDRLEVHQDAFQSGCRILVVDDLIATGGTAQATAKLVQQSGCHLVGFGFIIELRDLKGRERLPEVPIVTLVDY; this comes from the coding sequence ATGGATCTGAAATCCCTCATTCGTGAGATTCCCGATTTTCCTAAACCAGGAATTCTGTTCCGAGATATTACAACCTTATTGCGCGATCCAGAAGGGCTGCGTTACACCATTGATACCCTAGCGGACAAGTGTAGCGATCTCAGAGCGGACTATGTCGTTGGCATGGAATCACGGGGATTTATTTTTGGCGCTCCTCTCGCTTACAAACTGGGAGCTGGTTTCATCCCCGTCCGCAAGCCTGGTAAGTTGCCTGGTCCAGTTCACAGTATTGAGTATGAACTAGAGTACGGCATGGATCGCTTAGAAGTGCATCAAGATGCTTTTCAGTCAGGCTGTCGGATTTTGGTCGTAGACGATTTGATTGCGACCGGGGGCACCGCTCAGGCAACCGCTAAATTGGTACAACAATCGGGCTGTCACCTTGTAGGCTTTGGATTTATCATCGAGCTACGGGACTTAAAGGGCCGTGAGCGGTTACCAGAAGTTCCAATTGTGACCTTGGTTGACTATTAA
- a CDS encoding ABC transporter permease, whose amino-acid sequence MTLSDRSGLDSFGHRVISSVTSETFVYVVKRLLQALLTLLLASALSFAIIQLAPGDYLDTLRQNPKISPERIQELQQQFGLDKPMLEQYGRWLWQILKPHVVKVGPIPLILPQGNFGTSFVYQRSVAALLWERVGNTLLLAIASLVITWAIAIPLGIVSAVNQNRTADRVLQVISYIGQGFPSFITALLLLILAQNTSPLFPVGDMTSINHDDLSPIGKILDVGWHMILPTLALSVTSFAGLQRIMRGELLDVLRQDYIQTARAKGLPENKVIYVHALRNAINPLITLLGFEFAGLLSGAFIAEFFFNWPGLGRLILQAVIAQDLYVVMASLMMGAVMLIVGNLLADLLLKAVDPRIRLENLK is encoded by the coding sequence ATGACTCTTTCTGATCGTAGCGGGCTGGACTCCTTTGGGCATCGGGTAATCTCCTCAGTTACCAGCGAAACCTTTGTTTATGTGGTGAAGCGACTATTACAGGCACTGCTGACTTTATTGCTGGCGTCTGCCTTGAGTTTCGCGATTATTCAACTGGCACCTGGGGATTACCTCGATACTTTGCGGCAGAATCCTAAGATTTCGCCGGAGAGAATCCAAGAGTTACAGCAACAGTTTGGCCTAGATAAGCCAATGCTGGAGCAATATGGGCGCTGGCTTTGGCAGATCCTCAAGCCTCATGTGGTTAAGGTGGGGCCGATTCCCCTAATTTTGCCTCAAGGAAATTTTGGCACTAGCTTTGTCTATCAGCGATCGGTGGCAGCTCTATTGTGGGAGCGAGTCGGCAATACGCTGTTGTTGGCGATCGCCTCATTGGTAATCACTTGGGCGATCGCGATTCCTTTGGGCATCGTTAGCGCTGTGAATCAAAACCGGACAGCAGATCGAGTGCTGCAAGTAATCAGCTACATCGGTCAAGGGTTTCCCAGTTTCATCACGGCGTTGCTGTTGCTAATTTTGGCCCAAAATACCTCGCCGCTCTTTCCCGTGGGAGATATGACCAGCATCAACCATGATGACCTCTCCCCCATTGGCAAAATCTTGGATGTGGGTTGGCACATGATTTTGCCCACTCTAGCTCTCAGCGTCACCAGCTTTGCAGGCTTACAGCGCATTATGCGGGGGGAATTGCTGGATGTTTTGCGGCAGGATTATATTCAAACGGCGCGGGCTAAGGGCTTGCCAGAAAACAAAGTCATTTATGTGCATGCCTTACGCAATGCGATTAATCCTTTAATTACACTGCTAGGGTTTGAATTTGCGGGGCTTCTAAGTGGTGCTTTTATTGCAGAATTTTTCTTTAACTGGCCTGGGTTAGGTCGATTGATTTTGCAGGCAGTGATTGCTCAGGATCTGTATGTAGTGATGGCTAGCCTGATGATGGGGGCAGTCATGTTAATCGTTGGCAATCTATTAGCCGATTTACTGCTCAAAGCTGTTGATCCCCGAATTCGTTTAGAAAACTTAAAGTGA
- a CDS encoding low temperature-induced protein — translation MQSIRINLSALLRPVRFLVIAFTCALLLVTQAAPAFAASSMYSGSSSPTKGEAQLKGIEAKSYEAIEAQDPYGLEKQEVETQGKGLNAAQGDADIDKMYRPSNSQDAAPSVEQTIKKNLEKLQGK, via the coding sequence ATGCAATCTATTCGCATCAACTTATCTGCTCTTCTACGTCCTGTACGCTTTTTAGTAATTGCTTTTACTTGTGCATTACTATTAGTAACTCAAGCGGCTCCTGCTTTTGCCGCATCTTCCATGTATTCGGGCAGCAGCAGCCCCACCAAAGGCGAAGCTCAGCTCAAAGGGATTGAAGCGAAGTCTTATGAGGCTATAGAAGCACAAGATCCTTATGGACTAGAAAAGCAGGAAGTTGAAACTCAAGGTAAGGGCTTGAATGCGGCTCAGGGTGACGCTGATATTGACAAGATGTATCGCCCTTCCAACTCTCAAGATGCTGCCCCCTCTGTTGAGCAAACCATCAAGAAGAATCTTGAAAAGCTTCAAGGTAAATAG